The following are encoded together in the Zingiber officinale cultivar Zhangliang chromosome 8A, Zo_v1.1, whole genome shotgun sequence genome:
- the LOC122010734 gene encoding uncharacterized protein LOC122010734 encodes MTPFHLVYDGEAVVLIEVGVESDQVHLYDEGNDERRRMELDLVGEARDKAVIRLMAYRQRMKQSYNRRVIPRSFQVGELIWKRIKPVCDINKLEAPWVGPYKVVQKLHSGSYYLEDEDGRQLE; translated from the coding sequence ATGACAccattccatctggtgtacgatGGTGAAGCGGTGGTCCTCATagaggtcggagtagaatccgacCAGGTTCATCTCTACGATGAGGGGAACGACGAGCGGAGGCGCATGGAGCTCGATTTGGTTGGCGAGGCACGGGACAAGGCTGTCATTcgactgatggcataccggcaacgTATGAAGCAAAGCTACAACCGGAGGGTGATCCCAAGATCCTTCCAAGTCGGCGAGCTAATCTGGAAGAGAATCAAGCCTGTCTGTGACATCAAcaagctcgaggcaccatgggtgggaccttacaaggtcgTACAGAAACTCCACTCGGGGAGCTACTACTTAGAGGACGAAGATGGAAGACAGCTCGAGTGa